A single genomic interval of Pyrus communis chromosome 5, drPyrComm1.1, whole genome shotgun sequence harbors:
- the LOC137734860 gene encoding shaggy-related protein kinase theta-like codes for MNMMRRLKSIASGRTSVSSDPGIDSTTKRAKVDQETEKKANKQSNTVEGSSTGLEQHMASTSLETAASTSSVSSVGKTETKEDKSSNDQLPKEVHEMKIRDEKANHHDDKDMEETIINGNGTETGHIIATTVGGRNGQPKQTISYMAERVVGTGSFGVVFQAKCLETGEAVAIKKVLQDKRYKNRELQIMRFLDHPNVVQLKHCFFSTTDKDELYLNLVLEYISETVYRVSKHYIRMNQHIPIIYVQLYTYQICRALNYLHHVVGVCHRDIKPQNLLVNPHTHQLKICDFGSAKMLVPGEANISYICSRYYRAPELIFGATEYTTAIDMWSVGCVFAELLLGEPLFPGESGVDQLVEIIKILGTPTREEIKCMNPNYTEFKFPQIKAHPWHKIFHKRMPPEAVDLVSRLLQYSPNLRCTTLEACAHPFFDDLRDPNMSLPNGRALPPLFNFTAQELAGAPTELRHRLIPEHARN; via the exons ATGAATATGATGCGCCGGCTCAAGAGCATTGCTTCGGGACGGACCTCAGTTTCGTCGGACCCT gGAATTGATTCTACCACAAAAAGAGCAAAGGTGGATCAAGAAACTGAGAAGAAGGCTAATAAACAGTCAAATACTGTTGAGGGAAGTTCCACTGGTCTAGAGCAGCATATGGCTTCAACGTCACTGGAAACTGCTGCGAGCACATCCAGTGTATCTTCAGTAGGTAAGACCGAGACCAAAGAAGACAAATCTAGTAACGATCAGCTTCCCAAAGAAGTgcatgaaatgaaaattagagATGAGAAGGCCAACCACCATGATGACaag GATATGGAAGAAACTATTATAAATGGTAATGGAACAGAAACAGGTCATATAATTGCAACGACAGTAGGTGGTCGAAATGGACAACCTAAACAG ACTATCTCTTACATGGCAGAGCGTGTAGTTGGCACTGGTTCGTTTGGAGTTGTCTTTCAG GCTAAGTGTCTGGAAACAGGTGAAGCAGTTGCAATAAAAAAGGTGTTGCAGGATAAAAGATATAAAAACAGAGAACTTCAAATTATGCGCTTTCTTGACCATCCTAACGTTGTTCAATTGAAGCACTGTTTCTTTTCAACTACTGACAAGGACGAGCTGTACCTCAATCTTGTCCTCGAGTATATATCTGAAACTGTTTACCGGGTCTCAAAGCATTATATCAGGATGAACCAACATATTCCCATTATTTATGTGCAGTTATATACATACCAG aTTTGTCGTGCATTAAATTACTTGCAccatgttgttggtgtgtgccATCGTGACATTAAGCCACAAAATTTGCTG GTCAATCCCCACACGCATCAGCTGAAGATATGTGATTTTGGGAGTGCGAAGATGTTG GTGCCTGGTGAAGCCaacatatcatatatttgttCACGCTATTATAGGGCACCAGAACTTATATTTGGGGCTACAGAATATACCACTGCAATTGATATGTGGTCTGTTGGTTGTGTATTTGCTGAGCTTCTTCTTGGAGAG CCACTGTTTCCCGGGGAGAGTGGTGTTGATCAGCTGGTGGAGATTATAAAG ATTCTTGGGACACCAACCAGAGAAGAAATAAAGTGCATGAATCCCAATTACACAGAGTTCAAGTTTCCTCAGATCAAAGCTCACCCGTGGCACAAG ATATTTCACAAGCGAATGCCCCCAGAAGCAGTGGATCTTGTGTCAAGGCTGCTCCAGTACTCACCAAATCTACGTTGTACCACT TTGGAGGCTTGTGCACACCCCTTCTTTGATGATTTGAGAGACCCGAACATGAGTTTGCCTAATGGACGAGCATTGCCTCCTTTGTTCAATTTCACAGCTCAAG AATTGGCTGGAGCACCCACTGAACTCCGACATCGTCTAATCCCTGAGCATGCTAGGAATTGA